From Dromaius novaehollandiae isolate bDroNov1 chromosome 22, bDroNov1.hap1, whole genome shotgun sequence:
GCTGCACGCGGCCATCGTGTTCCTGCGGGGATGCTCCTCGCTCCGGGCTGTGCACGGAGCTGCACGCGGCCCCGTGGGGGAGGCCCTGGGTCCCAGATCGATCCCTTTCTCCCTGGGCCCCGCTAATGCCCGGCGCCCTCTCTGCCCCCCCAGAGCTGCGGAGGAGCCGATGGAGGCAGAGCCCGTGCTGTGAGGTGCCACTTCCCGCTGCTGGCGCTCCTTCCCAGGGGGCAGCCGTGATATTTTTCCGTTCCTGAAAAGAAACACcgacagagaggagaaaaaagaaaaaaaaaaaaaagaaaaaaaaggaaaaaaacaacaaaacccaaaacgGAAGGAAACcaggaggaaaaacaggaaaaaaaaaaagaggaaaattattttctttttctattaaaaagaggagaaaaacccCACGTCCTGTTGGGCTCCAGCTCCACGCGGTGTTTGCGGTCGTGTCTCTTGTGCAGCATCGGTTCCACCAGCGTCCCCGCTCgtcccgcgccgccggggctcggcccgccgtccgtccgtccgtccgctCGTTCCAAGTCTCTGCCGTTGTCCGTTGGGTCGCCGCGTCCCTTCTCCCGCTTTCCCAGGCGGGCGGCTCCGAGCTCGCCGCTCCTCGCGGCTCTTCTCGGcgtttttctttggtttttttttcctcctgtcgcCCTTTTCCCCGAACGCGGCCTCCGgggctccctccttccctgccggCTCCAGCCGAGCAGCCCGGGGGAGGCGGTGGGAAACATTCGTGCCTTtaattaagtcattttttttaatgccttaatTTCccagcgattttttttttttggtttccttctcgtgtttttttttttcctttttctccccgtTCTGTCTTGCCGGGTTGGCGAGAGGCACCCGAAACACGGGGGcaccggcccggccgccgcttTCTCCGAGGGTCGTTTTGGGGGGGAGGTCGGCTCTCGCCCGGGGGCCTCGTCTCGCTGTAAATAACTGGGTTTCTCGTCTCGTGCGCACAGACCAGCGACGGCTCCCGCCGTGTTCGTTGCCATGAAACTTTGTccgttcataaaaaaaaaaaaaaaggggaaaaaaaaaagggaaaaacaaagagaaaaaagaacactttcttttcctgttacttCACCAGCCGAAGGGGACTCGGAGCGATTTTAGCtttaaaagagagaggaaaaaaaagaaacacgaAACAAAGGTATATAATTTTATTACAGATGTAttatttaatagtatttttttaatggattgcACCGGTCGCTGGTCCTCGGGGCAGgcagggggttggggggggcgaGGATGGAAACGGTGCTTTGCGGTTTAAGTTATTCTGGGGTGTTTTGGGAagcggctccctccctccccagtcGCCCCCATCCCTATTAGCGGGGAGGCGGCACTGTCCCCGTGCGACGTCCCCAACTTGGGGACAGCCGCGGTGGTGGCAGTGCTTGCCCCCCTGCCCCCTGCCATCACCTCCCGGGGGAGACCCCGGCGGGATTTTGGGGGaccggggatggggatggggaccctcCGGCCCTGGGATTcaaacccggggctgggggatCCCGGCGGGgacctgtggggctgccccaaagCAGGGGGTCTCCGCCgtgtccccccacccccggcGCAGGAGGCAGGAACGACCCTCGCAGAGACGGAGAGCCCAGTGCGGGGGCCGCCTCGTGcgggctcggcccccccccgccgccagccctgccTCGGTTTCTTTTCCGCCCGCCCGCTCGCGCGCTCTCGATATGGTTTTCAGTTGAGTATTTTGTAACATGTTACCGATGTTCGTCCTTGTATAAATAAAACCGTTTCTGGCAATACCCGGCGGCACCGCTGCTCTGCGTTTGGGGGCTCCccgtgtgcctcagtttccccgaggcacgagggggtggggggggatcaGCCAGCGGAGCAGAGAGAGCGCAGCGCCGGTTAAAAACTGGCTTTCTGTCCCCAAAACGGAGAGGGGGGGATGCGGATGCTCCCGGCCCGGAGCCGCCGTGATGGGCGCAGCGGAGGGCAAAACCAGGAGGGAgcagccgcgccggggcggctACTCGGCgtgcggggagccgcgggggccggcgAGGGCAAGGACGAGCCGGGGCACCAGCGCGGCCACGAGCCAGGGCCCCGCGGCGTACTCGAGGAAGCTGGCGCCGTACCACAGGGCCGCGTGCTCGGGCCGCCGGAGGCCGCGGTGCAGCACCTGCACGGCCGCCACGGCCAGCACCGCGCAGGCCGCCCGCTGCCGGCGGCCGAGGCGctggcggggcgccgggggggagccggcggccagccccagccccagggcgcTGCCGGCGTCGCGGCACACGGACGTGAAGGGCCGCGTGTCGAAGCGGAGCCAGGCGGGGTCCGCGCACCACTTGGTGGCCAGGCGGATGGACCTGCGGAGGGCACGGAGGCAGGGTCAGGGCGTCGGGGGGCACCACGGGACAGGGCAGCCGTGCCGGGCGCGCGCTCCTGCTCCGGCGGTGCGTGGGACGGATCCCCGCGCGCCGGCCGGGAacgggcggcggggccgagcgctCACCAGTCGATGTCGACGCCGGCGGCGATCATGAGCCGGTGCACGGCGACGGcgctcagcagcagccccagcgagGTGCGGACGAAGAAGCCCAGCGGGCGCGCGGCCGGTGCGCGAGCGTGCaggccccagcccagggctgcccctAGACAGCGAGGACAGCGAGGCTGGGGCACGCGGCTGGCCTGGAGGGGGGGGGCTGgtgccccaaatgcccccccAGCCACGGGGAGGGTGCCGGAGCCGGGGCAGGTGGGCCCCAAAGGGAGGGGGGGGTGACTTCACCCCTCgctgtgccactgcccagccctggtCCCGCGCGTCTCCGGGCAGAGGGACCCGGACCGTcccagccccgccggccccgcgtcACTCACCCGCCAGGATGCCGCCGACCACCTGATGGGGAAAGTGAGCGAGGACGAAGACCCGCGAGAgccccacagccagcagcaggagagcGTAGGCGGCGAAGGGGGTCAGCTTCACCACCGCGCTGCGAGGCAAGGAGGGCgagcggtggggggggggacacagccgGCGGGttgctggggcagggctggacCCCTCCgtggcaggagggaggagagcagccaCCAGCGAGGGAGACACCGCGGctcagcagagcagggagggctTGGTGGGGGCTCCAGGGCTTGGCGGAGGGCTCCAGGGCTTTGCAAGGGGCCAGCCCGGCCTTGGTCTCCTTGTCCCCCCCACTGCATGGCACACTGGAGCGAGCCAGCCCCGCAGGCCCAGGGATCTCTCCCCGGCCACGGGCACTGTTAGATCAGCCCGGATGGGGCTGAGCGCAGGGTGAGCTCCGCGCAGAGCCGGCGGTGCAGGGAATGGCCTCACCTCCTGGAGTGCCTGGAAGCCAGCGCCGTCAGGGCGGTCACGAGCGGCCACAGCGCTGCCCCCGTGATCATGCAGTGGCCGGAGGGGCTGCCTGCGGAGGGGAAGCACAGGACGCTGAGCAAACCAGCCCTTGGGCTGGAGGACCCGGACACGGCAGCGTCACggggccagccccacaccctgcTCGCTCCTGCCTGCACCAGAGGGAACAGCGTGGGATAATAAAGACCTCTGGAAAGGCCtcgcgggctggggctgggcacgcTGTGGCCAGCGGCAGCTGTTGTGGCTTCAGGCCTGGCCCCTCTGCATTGCAGAGCCCCGAAGGCAGCGCAGAGCTGATAAACGCCATCTCCTCTCCGCACCGATGCCTCCCCGGCGGGGCCTTGCCAGTGCGCAGCTACTTAGCGAGGGTGCCTGTGAGATTTTCACGCCTCCGTGCCTACAGCTAGCTTTATGGTCCACGTGGCTTCAACCCAGGATCAGCAAGGACAGGACATGCTCCGGGCATGGCGGCACCCCTCCGCCAGCCGGGATGAGCAGGGCTGAGCTGGAGGGCAGCGTCTGCTGAGCTTAGCCCTAACCGCCAGGCCGACCTGCCTTCGCCCCGGGGTCCCTCTTGGCTGACAACCAAGAGCCAAAGCAAAGGGCTCatcctggggacagggatggagggaggCAAACAGTGTCTCCAGCACAAGCCAGCGCCCACGGGTGAGGGTGCGGCATCGCCCGCCCAGGAAAACAGGCAGGAAAGGGGCCCTGCAGACAGGGCAGGCCGGGTGGAAAGGGCGCGGGAGGCTCCGTCGTCCCCGCCGCCGGCAGACTCTCCTGCAGGTTTCCTGGCCCCAGAGCTGCCTGTGCTCTTTCCACCTTGCCAACGGCCGTGGCACCCGTCCTGCTCCCTGCCGCTCGCTCGTTTGCTCCGCTGCGAGTCGCTGGCTGACGGACAGCTTTCCCGCCCGGCCTGTCCTGCCAGCCCAGCGGCAGCCGCAGCGACGCAGGCCGAGAGCCGCATCGAGCTGCCTGCAAGGGACCTGGAGCACCGCGAGGGACAAGATCTCCCTGGCTCCTAAAGCACCACCCATGCGGGGCAATCGCAGCCCCGTCCCATGGGTGCCTACGGCCTGCCAGCCCCTCCGCTTTTGGCAGGACCTACTGCCTTTACTTATGTAGCTGAAGGGTAAATTCGAATTTTACAgataggaaactgaggcagctaGCCAGGAAAGAAGGAGCAATGCCTTCTCTAATGCTAGCTTTGCAGGAATGGGCTTCCTCGCCTCTGGCAGTGTCGTCTCTATAGAGCTAAGTGCTGGCAACGAAGCATATAATCGCTGAAGACACCTCAGATCTAAAATCAGCCAGACCTAAAGCTTCTCCGGATCCCTCTACGCCCTTTGAAGCAAATGGAGAATTGTCCAGTGCTGCCCCATCTCCCTGCGTGGTTTCAGCTCCATGCTCTCCCTTGCTAAACCGGGAAGTCACCGGCTGCCCCTCTGCAGCGGGAGCGGGGTGTCAGTGCGAGGCAGCGTGCAGGATTCTCCGGAGATGCGAGCCAAAGCTTCCGCCCGCAACTCACCTGGTCCCGTTTCACAGGAGACGGGGAACTGGCGCACTGAGACCGGCTGCTCCTTGAAGAGCCTCGACTCATGGACCCACCAGAACGGGCGCTCCCCAAATAAGAACCTggtggagagaggaaaaacagaacagtgaATCGCTACGGAGCAAACCAGGCCAAAGCCTTCGTTGCCCGTGTGGTCCCCCCGGATCGGAGGGCCTGCTCCCCTGGCAGAGTCCCCTCGGCCATGCTACGGAGCCGCGGTGTCCGTAGGAGCCCGACAGAGCcaaggcagcagctccccacGGAGGGGATGGCGGGGAtccccagcacaggcagccccTAAACGTTGGCTCCCTTCCCACTCGGGCACGCGGCAGCAGGGCAGCTTCCCTGCCCGTTCTTGCGGCTCCTGGGCTACCCGTCGGCCTCGGATTGGCACGGTTTTGTCTGTTGTGAATGTCTGGCAAATGCGTCACCCGCGGTGAGCCGAGCTGCAGAAACCGCACGCTTTCAGCACGGCCCAGCAAGGAGCGGCGCAGGTGCCCGAGGGCTCGGTAAGTGGAAGCCTGCGATTGCGTTTTCGCCCTGCTGTTGCAAACGTGCCGTCACTCAGCCCTCAGGGATGCGCTGGGAGACAGGGACGACGCGGCGGGAACCTGGGCTCTCTCCTCACCATTTGAAGACCACGTTGAGCCACTCGGAGACCAGGCCAATCCACAGCACCGACACCCCCACCTTGCGGTCGAGAAAATAGGCGAGAGGGAAACAGACGGTGAAGATGCTTTTGGGATCAGCCAGGGAGGTCACCGAGAGCCAGAACTTCTCCAGCCAGGGCGGCCCCGACTGCAGCACCTCCGCGAAGCGGATACCAGTGGTATGCAGCACATCCATGGCACCAGGCTGGAGGGCCATGGCGCcaggctggagggagggagggagcgttAGGGCTTGACACCGAGTGCGTGGGGCAGTTCAACGGGGAGAgatggggctggggaagggggtgTCACGCTGCGGCTCGCTGCTGAGCTCCCTGTGAAGTGCTGGGACTACCCTGGGGGGCTCCTTGGTGCAGGATGCCAAACCTGGCAGGGATTCCAGGAGCAATTTGACCATATCCCAAGGGAAAAGTCCAAGGAGGACTATTAACACTCAGACTTCCCCCCGCCGCAGCTCAGGAGAGCCCCAAGGTGCAGCGCGCCCGCAGCGGGGATAACGCCACGGGGAAGCGTCGCCACGTGTGCGAGgccgggggcaggaggggaccgggGCTGCCAGCGTGGCCTGGTCCTCCCCGGGGGTACGTGGGGGCTGGTTCCCCCCTGCAGCGCCTGTCGCTGCCTTGCAGGGGATGGGGGGGTCTCCCTGGGGGGCGTCTGTCACCTGGGCCACCCCCCTGAGCCCAACTGCCCCTCTCCTGTCATAGCCCCCCCGCAACTGCCCCCACCCTGGTCCCACTGCGCCCaactgccccccccgccccctctgAGCCTCCCTGCGCCCaactgccccccccgccccctctgAGGCCCCCCGCGCCCAactgcccccccgggccccctcccctcgcccctccgtgtcccccccagtCCCGCTGCTCCTCTCCCGCCCCGCTgcctcctcccgcccctcccccgcgctCACCcaccgctccccgccgccggccgcccgcccgcccgcccgccgcttcCGCCTACActtcccagcagccccagcgGCGCCGGCCGGCTACGGCGCGGCCCGAGGGACACGCGGCGCCGCGGCGCGTTTTcgcggcgccccgctgccccggcggcggcgcggccgcgggccggggccgggctggggcggggcgcggcgagccccggcgcggcggcggcggcggcagcggcggcggcggcggcgccgcgctccccTACCCGCAAGGTcaccccgccccgcggcggcgcgcgcgcggtgacgcggcggcggcccggccccgccccgccgcgccgtgcCTGGCTGAGGcgagccgcggcggccgctgctgGGGCTGAGACAAGATGGCGGCCCCGGGCGAGTACTTCAGTGTGGGCAGCCAGGTGTCGTGCCGCACCTGCCAGGAGCAGCGCCTCCAGGGCGAGGTCGTCGCCTTCGACTACCCCAGCAAGATGCTGGCGCTCAGTATCCCACCggcccgcgggcgcggcgcggcggggcgcggcggggcggccggggcccggcggtgCCGGCCGGGCCCGAggcgcccgccggcgccgggaggtggggggcaggctgggggggggctaAGGGGAGGCAGGgcgaggtgccggggggggtgggggagccccggggggcgCTGCAggagggggggggctgggaggcggggggtgggggagagggggctggggggcgccgggggggctccctgagtgggggggcgagggggggccctGGAGGCCTGGCATGGCCCGGGCGGGGGCCATGAGGGAGCCTTACGGGTGGGGGTCTTGGGGAGGGGGTGAGGAGCCCTATAGGGGGGCTCTTGGTGGGGTCAGGAGCCCTATAGCACCCTTGAGGGGGCTCTTGGTGGGATGAGGAGCTCTAAAGAGGGGGCTTGGTGGGGCGAGGAGCCCTggcgggggttggggggggtgaGGAGCCCTATAGGGGGCCATTGATGGTGTGAAGAGCCCAAGGGGGTTTCTGGGGGGATGATGAGCCCTATAGGGGGGTCACTGATGGGATGAGGAGCCCTATAGAGGGGTCCTTGCTGAAATGAGGAACACTGGGGGGCAGTCATGGTGGGGGGGGTGCCCCAGAGGGGGCTTCTGTGGGGGGTGAGGAGCCCTGTAGAGGGGCACCTGGTGGGGTGAGGAGCCCTGGAGGGGGTTTGGGGGTTGTGAGGAGCCCTATAGAGGGGTGCTTAGTGGGGTGAAGAGTCCTAACAGGGGTTCTGCGGGGGGGGTGAGGAGCCCTGTAGAGGGGTTTTTGGTGTGGGGGGGTGATGAGCACTAAAGGAGACAGTTTATGAGGGGATGGGAAGCCCTATAAGGGGGTGGCTTGGGGATGGGGGAAGCCCTATAGAGGGGTGGGGGTAGCCCTGTGAGGTTTTTAGGGGAGGCCTTGAAGGCCTGGTGAGGCCCTATGGGGAGGGTAGGGGTGCCCTGTGGGGTTCAGGGAGGAAGGGGGGTGTTCTCTGAGGGGAGCCCTATAGGGAGGGCTCTTGGAGGAATGGGAACCATTGCAGAGGTTTAAGGGGAGGCCTTGGAGGCCCTATGGGGTAGGGGGGCCCTGTGGGGTTTAGGAAAGATGGGGGGCAGCCCTGTgaggggggccctatgggggcaGGCCTGAGGGGAGGGGGAGCCCTGTGGGACGGTAGGGACAGGCTTGGGGGGAGGATGAGGAGGTCCAGCAGGTATAGGGGGAGCCCCACGGGGTCTCAGGGGACGGCGGGAGCCCTATAGGAAGAGGCTGGGGAAATGGGGAGTCCTATAGGGGTGTTGGGGGAAGGCCTGTGGGGGTTAAGGCAAGGCCTTGGAGCTGTGGGGGGGTCAGGGGAGCCCTATAGGGAGGGTGCCCCGGGGTGCCTGAAAGGAGGCAGGGGGAGCTAGGGCAGGCTGCcgggggaagggaagagccccAGAGAGGGAGCCCAGCAGGGAGATGAGCTCTAGGCTGGGGGTGTCTTGAAGGGAGGTTTGCAGCTGAAACGGGGCTGGCTCGGGGGGGCTGAAGCCGCCAGGGCTCGGCGAGGAGGCGAAGCCTGCTCCTCTTGTAGGCGCGGTGGCTGTGGGGTCGCTGGGGGTGGAGGCCTAGGAAGTGCCATGTggttgggggagggaaggggacgTGGGGCCTGGGACTGCAGGGAGAAGAGGCAGGGAGGCAGTGCTGGGGATGTAAAACATATACACGTGCACGCCTGCACGagcctgtgcttttcttttcaacCTGTGAGTATGGTGAGGGCAAAGGCTGTTATGAAGCGGCAGAGGAGCTGTGGAGGGTTCGTGAAGGTGGATGCTCAGCCCAGCAGCGGTGGTGGAAGCGGGCTGGAGAAGTACTTGGGGTGGTTCGTCGGCTCCAGCAGCCGGTTCTGGAGGGAAGCAGTGAGCTGTGGAGGGGGTGAGAGAGGGTTGTGTCTGGAGACTGCAGCTAAGAGCAATGCTGAAAGACAACAGGAAATGCCCTGGTGGGTGTTTGGGACAGCGATGTGGTTCTGGAGGGGCCTTGGGAATAGGGATGTGATCAGTAAAAGAACTGTAATTCATCCTGGGACATGGTTATACGGTTCATACAGGGGAAGTTCCCCAGGCCTGGGTGCTGTAGGAAGGTCTTAAAAGCTGTCCCACAGGTTGGCTCAGTGGATCAGGCTGATGGTCTGCCCCAGGGATGAGGTGCTAGTCTGAGGGTTCCCGTTCAGGCTTTGCTGTAAGTCTGGATCTTTCTTCACAAGTTGGGATGCTCCATCTTATCCTTCCAAAGAAAGAGACTTGCGCAGAGTTCCTTGGGCATCCTTGGGAAGTTTTCTCTTCGTTGAAGGGCATTTGCTAGTGAGGTCTTTACCTGCGCAGCTGCTCAGACTGGCTCAAGGGagatgggaggagaggaaaaccGGCCTCTGTGAGTGTCTCCTCCTAGGACGAGACCCTGTTGATGTGGAAGAGGCTCTTTGCCAAGAAGCCCACCGTGGCTTTGCTGCGTTCCCTGCTCCCTCCAGCAGATGAAAGAGCGGAGGGCTAACTATGCAGCCTCCGCGGGAACAGATTGCGCAGGAATTAATGTCAGTTCTATAAAGGTTTTTCTGGGGGTGGTGCACTGTTGTCTAATTTACGCTTTCCAATCATGCTAGCAGTACCAACCACAACAAACCTCGCCTGTGTTCGAGGTGCTGTCTGGGAGGTGAGTGAGGGCGAGAAGGCCTCTTCCATGGACCTGCAGAGGAACACGTTACATCCGTACTAGGGGACTGTTCTCTGCGGAGGCCTTTGCTTTAGCTTTTGTTTACATAAGGAAACAGTTATGGGCATGAAATGTGTAACTTTAAGGCACAATAGTTGTTCTGGTCAGCTTCCCTGTGTAGACAAGCTCTCACGGCCTGATGTTTGCGTGGAGAGCGAagcaggctgtgctgcagctgaagcTGTGGCAGCAGGACCTCTGCAGCTCCGTGACTAGCCCGGACtaagctgctgcttctgaaaaGGCCACGCAGCATCCTAGGTCGTGTGTGTTGTGCTTACAGCAGCTATTGGCTGAAAGTTCTCGTCTGCTCTAGTCAGGAAAACCAAGTCAGCATCAAATGAGTCAAAGAAGAGATTGGTGGTGGTGTCTGGGTCTTGACCACGTGCTTGGCTGAGTAGGTGTTGGGATAGTGGAAGGACTCACTTGCTGAAAAATCAAATGTTCTCCTGACTTGCTTCTGGCTAGCTCTCTGTGGTCAGGCATGTCTCTGTCTAGATTTGTTTtccttaatgtttttttcctccagaatgcCCTTCTTCCAGTGGAAAGCCTAATCACGCAGATATCCTGCTTGTAAACTTACAGTATGTTTCAGAAGTGGAAATAATTAATGACCGCACGGAAACCCCTCCTCCTTTAGCTTCACTCAATGTTAGCAAGGTAAGAACATATCCCTCATGGGCTTGGACATGCTTGTTCCTGGGGAAAAGGGATTTGTGTGGTGAAGTCAATGCTGTTCCTCTTACTGGGGATGCATCAACTTTTAAACTTTAAATCACTTGCTTCAATCACGGCTTTACGTGGCCCTGCTGAGGGGGTTTAGGTTAAGATCTTGTCAGCGTATTGAGCTCTGTGACCTGTATGCTGGAGATCGCTTAGCGTGCGCTGGAGTTTCCGCAGTGAGGCTGCAGGATCCCCCTTTGCTTAGGGATTGTTCAGCGCCAAAGCCAAGGTCCTAGGTGAGAGAGGGGGAACTTCTGGGCTGCCACGTACACAACTGGACTGCAGCATCTCACGGTGCCAAGGAAAGCTCAGGCCTTTGGGGAGTTTGCTGACCAGCTTCACGCTGCAGTGTGCCGTGAGGCTCGTCGGGGTGCCTGGGGCCAGGTGGGCGATGTCGTTGGCTGCTTTTCCTCTGAGAGAGGGATTCTCTGTGAGTCCCTGGCATCCTGCGTGAGCTATCGCATGGCGAGGGTTGGTGGGCTGGATGCTCTGCtcggctgggcaggagctggggaatTGGGCCTGTTGCTGTCCTTGGCTACCCTGGGCGCTCATTTGTACATCAGTTTGGTGCGTGGTCTCCTTTTGTCTATATTTATACTATGGTGCTGGCTCCAGCATCGCTTGGGGTTTCCAATGAGATCCTGCTGCGTAGTTTTAAGCGCCTGGATGATGCTGCGTTCTCCCTTTAAAGCGCTGAAGGTGCAGGTTGGCCTCACGCCGTGGCTTACGCCCTCTTTGGAGGCTGTTGCACTGTGCACTGGCTTCCTGTAGCAGGAGTAAATGTGGATCTCTGGCAAGTGGATGCAAGTTGCAGCTTTAAACGCTGGCTATGACCAAGGATTTCTGCTTGGGGACCTCTGGGATGCTTTTAGTGATGTTGAGGCTGCACAGCCCCTTTTCACTCAGGAAAAGTCCGGTGGTCTTGATCCTCCCGGCTCCCACTGTAACCGCGATGCCTTTGGCCGAGCGACGTGGCAGTTTGCTGGCTAGAGGGAGGGAAGGTCAGCGCGTTGTGCTCCCCTGCTCTGGTGGGATGCCGAAGCCTCTGTATAAAAATGCAACAGGTTCTTCCTGTGACAGCAAACGATCCCAGTTCTCCAATCAAAGCCTCATGTAAAAGACTGGTATCGCCAAAGCTGTTGTGCTGCTCGTTACCTTGTGAGACTTCCCACCCCTTAACCTGTCACAGGCAGGTCCTCCTAGGTGGTCTCTCCCAAGACCCCGCGTTAAGAACACGCTAGGGAACTTCATGTGCTCTCGTGAACACTGATGCTAGAAGAGGTAGGTTAATGCTGTGGGGGTGACCGCTCTCCCTGTGGCCCCCTACCCGCATGGACGTTATTCCTTTTCCAAAACGGAGTCGCTTTTGGTATAGTCTGATTGCAGGATAGTGGACAGGAGCTGTAAAACACACGCAATCAGTTTAACTTTTGAGGAATTGCCTTTCATGCCTTATAAAAG
This genomic window contains:
- the G6PC3 gene encoding glucose-6-phosphatase 3, giving the protein MALQPGAMDVLHTTGIRFAEVLQSGPPWLEKFWLSVTSLADPKSIFTVCFPLAYFLDRKVGVSVLWIGLVSEWLNVVFKWFLFGERPFWWVHESRLFKEQPVSVRQFPVSCETGPGSPSGHCMITGAALWPLVTALTALASRHSRSAVVKLTPFAAYALLLLAVGLSRVFVLAHFPHQVVGGILAGAALGWGLHARAPAARPLGFFVRTSLGLLLSAVAVHRLMIAAGVDIDWSIRLATKWCADPAWLRFDTRPFTSVCRDAGSALGLGLAAGSPPAPRQRLGRRQRAACAVLAVAAVQVLHRGLRRPEHAALWYGASFLEYAAGPWLVAALVPRLVLALAGPRGSPHAE